The following proteins are encoded in a genomic region of Leptospira fainei serovar Hurstbridge str. BUT 6:
- a CDS encoding acyl-CoA dehydrogenase family protein yields the protein MDFTLTNDEQEFIDSFRTFCRKEIAPYAEELDKKKELPRTHYTKLAEAGYLGLMHEEEYGGQGAGLFLSTLAMEVVSEYCGSTFFSVGATGGLFGLPLKHFGTKEQKKKFLPEIISAKKIGSLGVTEPDSGSDVASIKTVAKQSGSDRYLLTGQKTYITNAPNADYCLVLARALDSSGKEKGLTHFIVDLHSKGVSRSLAMDKMGLRASPTGALFFEDVEIPEENILGKLGKGFRQTMQTFNTERLSLAAYSLGVMRACLSDSKSFASSRKSFGKSISHHQGVSFLLAEIYTKLEASKWLTYNVAWESEAAEREGKGNMSLSGKCAACKLFATTSAREVTNLAVQVHGGAGFMDEYRVSRLYRDVRLGEIGGGTSEIQKLIISGSLMKQDI from the coding sequence ATGGATTTCACATTAACAAATGATGAACAAGAGTTCATCGATTCTTTTCGGACATTTTGCAGGAAGGAAATAGCGCCCTATGCGGAGGAATTAGATAAGAAAAAGGAGCTGCCAAGGACCCACTATACGAAATTGGCGGAAGCGGGCTATCTGGGCTTAATGCACGAGGAAGAATATGGAGGCCAAGGGGCAGGATTGTTTCTGAGCACACTTGCGATGGAAGTGGTTTCCGAGTACTGCGGAAGTACATTTTTCAGTGTAGGGGCTACAGGGGGATTATTCGGCCTGCCTCTCAAGCATTTCGGAACCAAGGAACAGAAAAAGAAATTTCTGCCGGAAATTATTTCCGCAAAGAAAATTGGATCTCTCGGCGTCACCGAACCCGATTCGGGATCGGACGTCGCATCCATTAAAACGGTCGCAAAACAATCCGGAAGCGATCGATACCTTCTTACCGGACAAAAAACATATATCACTAATGCACCTAATGCGGATTATTGCTTGGTTCTAGCCAGGGCATTGGATTCGTCGGGAAAAGAAAAAGGACTTACGCATTTCATCGTGGACCTGCATAGTAAAGGGGTAAGCCGTTCTCTTGCGATGGATAAAATGGGACTGCGAGCCTCTCCCACCGGAGCTCTCTTCTTCGAAGATGTGGAAATTCCCGAAGAAAATATTTTGGGAAAATTAGGAAAGGGTTTCAGACAAACCATGCAGACATTCAATACGGAGCGCTTATCCTTGGCGGCCTACTCGCTTGGAGTCATGCGCGCCTGTTTGTCGGATTCCAAGTCGTTCGCATCTTCACGTAAAAGTTTCGGGAAATCCATTTCGCACCATCAAGGTGTATCCTTTTTGTTGGCGGAAATCTATACTAAACTGGAAGCGTCAAAATGGTTAACGTATAATGTGGCTTGGGAAAGCGAAGCTGCGGAACGAGAAGGAAAAGGCAATATGTCCTTGTCCGGAAAATGTGCCGCCTGCAAGTTATTTGCGACGACTTCCGCTCGAGAAGTCACAAACCTTGCCGTCCAAGTTCACGGAGGCGCAGGGTTTATGGACGAATACCGGGTTTCCAGATTGTATAGGGATGTCCGTTTAGGTGAAATCGGGGGAGGAACAAGCGAGATTCAAAAATTAATAATTTCCGGAAGCTTAATGAAACAGGACATTTAG
- a CDS encoding helix-turn-helix domain-containing protein, protein MPNNFFMSEDFMGSHWSFWALVTFAIFGTYLGLLLCIGQSVIERKTALNRLLALLFLSLGILEGTGLCMVLGYFNEIPRVVLLHIPVLGSLGPILYGIHKIIQDSEFEDSALGLGQKHFILPGIIWAAYGIVFFLNLSELQNGFQKFVSTRSLFDLIFYVPLIVLAGYILGLLKGAQMLFKIAVLREEWTARVLLYIVLATIANHSVGAFYLIGKNPVFLLVSADMMTLSLCISYLIGRKYPAYFQNLQKVARETIRKYSRSLLQGMDMETLRENLRLAMETEKLYRDEDLSLATLAEELALSSHQLSELINQEMGKNFSAFVNEYRIREACELLKKETDRSILDIGYEVGFRSKTSFHRAFIKQVGLPPSEFREKNST, encoded by the coding sequence ATGCCGAACAATTTTTTTATGAGTGAAGATTTTATGGGCAGTCACTGGTCGTTCTGGGCCCTAGTTACATTCGCAATATTCGGCACTTATCTCGGACTTCTGCTTTGTATCGGTCAATCGGTCATTGAGAGGAAGACTGCGCTAAATAGATTATTGGCCTTACTATTTCTTTCCTTAGGGATTTTGGAAGGAACCGGTCTCTGCATGGTTTTGGGATACTTTAATGAAATCCCGAGAGTCGTCTTATTACATATTCCCGTACTAGGATCTCTCGGGCCGATTCTATACGGAATTCATAAGATTATTCAAGATTCCGAATTTGAAGATTCCGCACTCGGATTAGGCCAAAAACATTTTATTCTTCCGGGAATTATCTGGGCGGCTTACGGAATCGTTTTCTTTTTGAATCTCTCGGAATTACAAAACGGTTTTCAAAAATTCGTTTCGACTCGCAGTCTATTCGATCTGATATTTTACGTACCTTTAATCGTGCTTGCGGGTTACATTTTAGGACTTCTAAAGGGGGCGCAAATGCTGTTTAAGATCGCGGTCCTGCGCGAGGAATGGACGGCCAGGGTTCTTTTGTATATCGTTTTGGCTACGATCGCGAATCATTCGGTCGGAGCTTTTTATCTAATCGGCAAGAATCCCGTATTTCTTCTGGTCAGTGCGGATATGATGACATTAAGTCTTTGCATTTCTTATTTGATCGGTCGAAAGTATCCCGCCTATTTTCAGAATTTGCAAAAAGTCGCAAGGGAAACCATTCGAAAGTATTCCAGATCCCTTTTGCAGGGAATGGATATGGAAACGTTACGGGAAAATTTGCGGCTCGCGATGGAGACCGAAAAACTTTATCGAGACGAAGATTTGAGTTTAGCGACGCTTGCGGAAGAACTAGCTCTTTCTTCTCATCAATTATCGGAATTGATCAATCAGGAAATGGGTAAGAACTTTTCGGCCTTTGTGAACGAATATCGAATTCGGGAAGCCTGCGAACTTTTAAAAAAAGAAACGGACCGATCCATACTGGATATCGGCTATGAAGTGGGTTTTCGTAGCAAAACTTCCTTCCACCGGGCGTTTATCAAACAGGTGGGATTACCTCCGTCCGAATTTCGTGAAAAGAATTCGACTTAA
- a CDS encoding APC family permease — translation MKLSRSLNLYDSISLMFSSMVGPGVFITTGYILSQTPNPNLALLCWILGGLLAVAGAMSYAKSASIFPYAGGDYVYLKEAYSPIVAFSSGWLSLSVNFSASISLSAIAFSKTFFSLMDPSWDMYFFEAKFLGIAFSIGSAQLLGMSAIFFFTIVNFFGIGMASRIQNFFTTFKILGLVAFVVLGLTVGNYKLEYFQAFPLLPAGLNDWSYLLAGVIPVTFSYLGWNMITYVAEEVKDPDKNIYKSVLVSCTLVTLLYVLINFLYLSSAPSSLLAGDEKIGVTAAGFLFGKEVTLIVTAFICWVFMGGISAYIIGGSRIYFAMARDGYFFPSMAKLHSKYKSPYMSLAFQCGYACLFSLVKEIESLLYLITCSTLLLATITAYTPILFEKRNFKTKFKIPGYPYSTYLYIASNIAIIITLIWSKPAEALWGFGFTLLSVPMYFYFKSTKHSVSQPMPAFDPDLPSPEMVTSLLPENEPVPIASGDTV, via the coding sequence GATGTTTAGCTCTATGGTCGGGCCTGGAGTGTTTATTACGACCGGCTATATTCTGAGCCAAACACCGAACCCGAACCTTGCACTGCTTTGTTGGATTTTGGGAGGGTTATTAGCCGTAGCCGGCGCGATGAGCTATGCCAAATCCGCAAGCATCTTCCCTTACGCGGGAGGAGATTACGTTTATCTAAAGGAAGCTTATTCTCCCATCGTGGCGTTCTCGAGCGGTTGGCTTTCCCTCTCCGTTAATTTTTCAGCCTCTATTTCCTTATCCGCCATCGCATTTTCCAAAACTTTCTTCTCCTTGATGGATCCTAGCTGGGATATGTATTTCTTCGAAGCCAAATTTCTCGGGATAGCCTTCTCCATAGGAAGCGCTCAGTTACTGGGGATGTCCGCGATATTCTTCTTTACCATTGTCAATTTCTTCGGAATCGGCATGGCATCCCGCATTCAGAATTTCTTCACTACGTTTAAAATCTTAGGCTTAGTCGCTTTTGTCGTATTGGGGCTGACGGTCGGAAATTATAAATTAGAATACTTTCAAGCCTTCCCACTCCTCCCTGCCGGATTAAACGATTGGAGTTATTTATTGGCAGGAGTAATTCCGGTGACTTTTTCCTATTTAGGATGGAACATGATCACTTACGTAGCCGAGGAGGTAAAGGATCCGGATAAGAATATTTATAAATCCGTCTTAGTCTCTTGTACCCTAGTCACGCTTCTTTACGTTTTGATTAACTTTCTGTATTTAAGCTCGGCGCCTAGCAGTCTTTTGGCGGGCGACGAAAAAATCGGAGTTACTGCTGCCGGTTTTTTATTCGGGAAGGAGGTCACCTTAATCGTGACTGCCTTCATCTGCTGGGTATTTATGGGAGGAATCTCGGCATATATCATCGGAGGATCGAGAATTTATTTTGCCATGGCGAGAGACGGTTATTTCTTTCCCAGCATGGCAAAATTGCATTCCAAATATAAGAGCCCTTATATGTCGCTGGCCTTTCAATGCGGATATGCTTGCTTATTCTCGTTAGTCAAAGAAATCGAATCCTTACTCTATTTGATCACCTGCTCTACGCTTCTATTGGCGACGATCACGGCCTACACGCCGATCTTATTCGAAAAAAGAAATTTCAAGACCAAATTCAAAATTCCCGGCTACCCATATTCCACCTATCTGTATATCGCATCGAATATCGCGATCATTATTACGCTTATATGGAGCAAGCCGGCCGAAGCTCTTTGGGGATTCGGATTTACTCTCCTGTCCGTTCCGATGTATTTTTATTTTAAATCGACCAAACATTCTGTCTCGCAGCCGATGCCCGCTTTCGATCCCGACTTACCGTCTCCTGAAATGGTTACGAGTCTCCTGCCCGAAAATGAACCCGTTCCTATTGCGAGTGGCGATACGGTATAA
- a CDS encoding glycosyl hydrolase family 18 protein — protein sequence MLKYIHLYDELHPFLYSLEGGRSNTGRIHSVWKPHEIAERVMWFRLVSPKTLIIPTIFRWENDFEKISDAIGLNGNLKVRDFHIKNIINEIETYGYDGIDIDYEGMTCEKKESFEEFLIVLKGELQKRNKLLSVSIHPKTVSEKKSAFPCKGLRAPIQVDFFEAYRGQLSHDYEFLGRIADKVKIMAYELHPRKNGFPGPGPQAPDWWIERILEYAVARIPADKLYMAIPTYGYDWPLNCDIPSKSVYYSRAKFIRDHWNPRIEQPTDVLKIYQTQSKASDWIFLRPYLYRHEGHIYTDPSLWYRLGGCDRVAFYMNRTAFEAKMNILEKFKIRGFSFWQLIEDNDPEINEYLEEKIGK from the coding sequence ATGCTCAAATACATTCATTTGTATGATGAATTGCACCCTTTCCTTTACAGTTTGGAAGGCGGGCGGAGCAATACGGGAAGAATTCATTCCGTCTGGAAACCGCATGAAATTGCCGAGAGAGTCATGTGGTTTCGTCTCGTTTCTCCGAAAACGTTGATTATACCTACGATTTTTCGTTGGGAGAACGATTTTGAAAAAATCTCCGATGCGATCGGGTTGAACGGAAATCTCAAAGTAAGGGATTTTCATATTAAAAATATAATCAATGAAATCGAAACGTACGGCTACGACGGTATCGATATCGATTACGAAGGGATGACTTGCGAGAAGAAGGAGTCATTCGAAGAGTTTTTGATCGTGCTTAAGGGAGAATTACAGAAACGAAATAAACTACTTTCCGTTTCGATACACCCGAAGACGGTCTCGGAAAAGAAATCCGCATTTCCTTGCAAAGGCCTGCGTGCACCGATACAGGTCGATTTTTTTGAGGCGTATCGGGGCCAGCTTTCTCACGACTACGAATTCTTAGGAAGAATCGCGGATAAAGTGAAGATAATGGCGTATGAATTGCATCCTAGAAAGAATGGATTTCCGGGTCCTGGACCTCAAGCTCCGGATTGGTGGATAGAACGCATCCTTGAATATGCGGTGGCTCGAATTCCGGCGGACAAATTATATATGGCAATTCCCACATACGGGTATGATTGGCCGTTAAACTGCGATATTCCTTCCAAATCAGTATATTATTCCAGAGCGAAATTCATTCGAGATCATTGGAATCCCAGAATCGAACAACCGACGGACGTTTTGAAGATTTATCAAACTCAATCGAAAGCTTCCGATTGGATATTTCTTCGACCGTATCTTTACCGTCATGAAGGGCATATTTACACCGATCCGTCTTTATGGTACCGCTTAGGAGGCTGCGATCGCGTCGCTTTTTACATGAATCGGACCGCGTTCGAAGCGAAGATGAATATTTTAGAAAAATTTAAAATACGAGGCTTTTCTTTTTGGCAGTTGATAGAGGATAACGATCCGGAAATTAACGAATATTTGGAGGAGAAAATCGGAAAGTAA
- a CDS encoding fatty acid desaturase — protein sequence MVSVAIEKKSKIDALTDKEKAKRIIKWIRYSDSKFRKRFAFLKYQNAIGFGITIGSAAGMIFLAGLYIAGLIPFWACIIGNGILASFLHEMEHDLIHSIYFKESPRMQNFLFWLVWLFRANTVNPWFRKEIHLLHHKLSGNPEDVEERFISNGMPFGWKRFLVMVDPIMAVVLQGPKIRKDAIHYLKKIKSSPIKGPFRSIFLLLWYSFLIWGSFAVLNWVIGSPIQEKGWVATAHNVLNTAAVVYLIPCWLRQTAIQIVSSNMHYYGDVKGLYQQTQVLDSWLVLPLHLFCFNFGATHGIHHFVVSQPFYLRQAVAPSVRPILKKYGIRFNDFESMLRANRYEKSTAGELELA from the coding sequence ATGGTTTCAGTGGCGATAGAAAAAAAAAGTAAGATCGACGCATTGACCGATAAGGAGAAAGCAAAACGAATTATCAAATGGATTCGTTACTCCGATTCAAAGTTTAGAAAGCGATTTGCTTTTTTAAAATATCAGAATGCGATCGGTTTCGGTATAACGATCGGTTCCGCAGCAGGAATGATTTTCCTAGCGGGACTTTATATCGCAGGCTTAATTCCGTTTTGGGCCTGTATTATCGGAAACGGGATTCTTGCTTCGTTTTTACACGAGATGGAGCATGATCTCATACACAGCATTTATTTTAAAGAAAGTCCTAGAATGCAAAATTTTCTTTTTTGGTTGGTTTGGCTTTTTCGTGCAAACACGGTAAACCCATGGTTTAGAAAAGAAATCCACTTACTGCACCATAAACTTTCCGGAAATCCGGAAGATGTCGAAGAGAGATTCATCAGCAATGGAATGCCTTTCGGTTGGAAGCGTTTCCTGGTAATGGTCGATCCGATTATGGCAGTAGTCCTTCAAGGTCCCAAAATTCGGAAAGATGCGATTCATTATCTTAAAAAAATAAAATCATCGCCGATTAAAGGACCGTTTCGATCGATCTTTCTTTTGTTATGGTATTCGTTTCTCATATGGGGATCGTTTGCCGTGCTGAATTGGGTCATCGGTTCGCCGATTCAAGAAAAGGGTTGGGTTGCAACGGCTCATAATGTATTAAACACGGCGGCGGTTGTTTATCTGATTCCTTGCTGGTTAAGACAGACGGCTATTCAAATCGTTTCTTCTAACATGCACTATTATGGAGATGTAAAAGGGTTGTATCAGCAAACTCAGGTGCTGGATTCGTGGCTCGTTCTTCCTCTTCATTTATTTTGCTTTAATTTCGGCGCAACGCACGGAATTCATCACTTCGTGGTCAGCCAACCGTTTTATTTGAGACAAGCCGTAGCCCCGTCAGTCAGACCGATTTTAAAGAAATATGGAATTCGATTCAACGATTTTGAAAGCATGCTTAGAGCGAATCGATACGAAAAATCTACGGCCGGCGAACTTGAGCTGGCATAA
- a CDS encoding condensation domain-containing protein translates to MRSLDHAEANFWLYDHVSSMNFAVMASGSGDLKAEDLRYGLDTVQSRHGLARVAIERKYGADPHLCFITDPNAKIPLVIEELSQDWKTKLAKDSIRPFSLGEAPLIRAVFYRSNDGSDWAFAIVFHHSIADGRSGMYFLLDVFEVLSLGRKEHSSSPQILPSLMDLYSAEGRANEEKLKEKPLSLPRFSRKDNELNPEIISFQIESDVLQELIRKGREKGVSLHGILGAAQISSFYNLFGAGTAGVLNLSTPADLRPYLSQSIGDSSLGLYITLLTTQLKFGTSFWSLAKQIKDDLKNRLNRREGRAFYELLPPPEQFLQREDGLRVFSSLMTKTPQTSVLSNVGVLPDYEIPNLRIGEISFTVHPSLTQTLFTTAATFRGRLVININFDSNRWEKSEIRQYVSNFQKVLLKQVS, encoded by the coding sequence ATGAGGTCTTTAGATCATGCGGAGGCCAATTTCTGGCTGTATGATCATGTTTCGTCCATGAACTTTGCTGTCATGGCGAGCGGTAGCGGCGACTTAAAGGCGGAGGATCTTCGCTATGGGTTGGATACCGTTCAATCGAGACATGGTTTAGCTCGCGTTGCAATCGAGAGAAAGTATGGAGCGGATCCCCATTTATGTTTTATCACGGACCCTAACGCAAAAATTCCTCTCGTTATCGAAGAACTCTCCCAGGATTGGAAGACAAAATTGGCGAAGGATTCGATTCGCCCGTTTTCGTTAGGAGAGGCCCCTTTGATTCGCGCCGTATTTTATCGATCGAACGATGGGAGCGATTGGGCCTTCGCCATCGTCTTTCATCATAGCATTGCGGACGGACGTTCGGGCATGTATTTTCTGCTGGATGTCTTCGAGGTTCTTTCGCTCGGAAGGAAAGAACATTCTTCTTCTCCTCAAATACTTCCTTCCTTAATGGATTTATATTCCGCGGAAGGTCGGGCAAACGAGGAAAAATTAAAGGAAAAACCGCTATCTCTGCCTCGCTTTTCAAGAAAAGACAACGAGTTGAATCCTGAAATTATTAGTTTCCAAATCGAGTCCGACGTGCTGCAGGAGTTGATTCGAAAGGGACGGGAAAAAGGAGTATCTTTACACGGAATACTTGGTGCGGCTCAAATTTCATCTTTCTATAATTTGTTCGGAGCCGGAACCGCGGGCGTATTGAATCTTTCTACGCCGGCCGATTTACGTCCTTATTTGAGCCAATCCATCGGGGATTCTTCCTTAGGCCTATATATTACGCTTTTGACGACACAATTAAAATTCGGAACTTCGTTTTGGTCTCTTGCTAAGCAAATTAAAGATGATTTAAAAAATCGTTTGAATCGAAGGGAAGGAAGAGCCTTCTACGAATTACTTCCTCCTCCCGAACAATTTTTACAAAGAGAAGACGGATTGCGCGTCTTTTCTTCTTTGATGACTAAGACACCGCAAACTAGCGTGTTGAGTAATGTCGGCGTTTTGCCTGACTATGAGATCCCGAATCTACGGATAGGCGAGATTTCCTTTACTGTCCATCCTTCTTTGACTCAGACTTTATTTACGACGGCGGCTACTTTTAGAGGAAGACTGGTGATTAACATAAACTTCGACTCGAATCGATGGGAAAAGAGCGAGATCCGTCAGTATGTTTCGAATTTTCAGAAAGTTTTGCTAAAGCAGGTTTCGTAA